In Hermetia illucens chromosome 5, iHerIll2.2.curated.20191125, whole genome shotgun sequence, a single window of DNA contains:
- the LOC119656493 gene encoding mitochondrial cardiolipin hydrolase, translated as MEKLKVLFENRLVRVSVYTLCISFVSEMAYHAVKRWRKILVKDEVNEVLYTNDQTQICTASHKSNNVACKNRSCYIRNIARIVKCIDSAKASIDFSMYIFTAAEPAEAVLRAHRRGVRVRVICDESMAFASGSQAVAFHNAGIPVRFQTNSTGLMHHKFCIIDGPYSRRLRPSTSAVARYANESDMIPLLLNGSMNWTFQGFSGNWENLLITSNLQLIDQFEQEFQRMWNKFNNKNNCIV; from the exons atggagaaattgaAAGTGTTATTCGAAAATCGGTTAGTTCGTGTGTCCGTCTACACCTTGTGCATCTCGTTCGTCTCGGAAATGGCCTATCATGCGGTGAAACGGTGGCGAAAAATCCTCGTGAAAGATGAAGTGAATGAAGTTCTTTACACCAACGACCAAACGCAAATTTGCACGGCCTCGCACAAGTCTAATAATGTTGCGTGTAAAAATCGCAGTTGTTACATACGGAATATAGCGAGAATCGTGAAGTGCATCGATAGCGCAAAGGCGTCCATAGATTTTTCCATGTATATTTTCACGGCAGCGGAGCCGGCCGAGGCGGTCTTACGGGCGCATCGTCGGGGTGTTCGCGTTCGGGTGATTTGCGATGAGTCGATGGCGTTCGCGAGCGGATCGCAAGCCGTGGCCTTCCACAATGCCG GAATACCTGTTCGATTTCAAACAAATTCAACCGGCCTAATGCATCACAAATTTTGTATAATTGACGGCCCGTATAGTCGTCGTCTTCGTCCATCAACATCGGCTGTAGCACGATATGCAAATGAATCGGATATGATACCTTTACTGTTGAACGGATCAATGAAttggacgtttcag GGATTCTCTGGCAATTGGGAAAATCTTCTCATCACCTCAAATTTGCAACTTATCGATCAGTTTGAGCAAGAATTTCAACGGATgtggaataaatttaataacaaaaataattgtATAGTGTAG